From the genome of Nicotiana sylvestris chromosome 2, ASM39365v2, whole genome shotgun sequence, one region includes:
- the LOC104221873 gene encoding probable ribose-5-phosphate isomerase 4, chloroplastic — translation MALAWALPSSASPFISSSTLQTQKQSYNFASSRNSFQRFVTRSSFSDPSAGLLLAAKHAVDSYVKSGMVIGLGSGHASALAIQYLGQQLRVGAIKDVTGIPTCVGSASEAAKAGIPLEQYNDGYKIDLAFDDADTMEEETLAAIIGRRKLQGDDSIIQEKIILEAADKLILIIKEKQFKSSVDGSIPVLIKSVNWLETAEELDDLFLGDAEVWRRPAIGYAGPLGGDFPLVTKEGHNILDVIFTSPMESLVEVAKTLDQIDGVVEHGVIFRNPCTAIIASENGLQIVDNTIQMESSNL, via the exons ATGGCGTTGGCTTGGGCGTTGCCTTCTTCAGCATCACCATTTATTTCTTCTTCGACTCTGCAAACTCAAAAGCAATCTTATAATTTCGCCTCATCAAGAAATTCCTTTCAGCGCTTTGTTACTCGTTCCAGTTTCTCTGATCCCTCTGCTGGTCTCCTCTTAGCCGCCAAACATGCA GTGGATTCCTATGTGAAGAGTGGTATGGTAATTGGATTGGGTTCAGGTCATGCTTCTGCTTTGGCTATACAATATCTAGGTCAGCAACTTCGGGTTGGTGCTATAAAAGATGTCACTGGCATACCCAC ATGTGTTGGCAGCGCAAGTGAAGCAGCAAAGGCAGGAATACCCTTGGAACAGTACAATGATGGTTATAAG ATTGATCTGGCGTTTGATGATGCTGATACTATGGAAGAAGAAACACTTGCAGCAATCATTGGGCGTCGGAAACTGCAGGGTGATGATTCTATAATTCAAGAGAAG ATTATTCTGGAAGCTGCTGATAAACTGATACTTATTAtaaaggaaaaacaattcaaAAGCAGTGTAGATGGTTCAATTCCAGTACTAATTAAATCT GTTAACTGGCTTGAGACAGCTGAAGAATTAGATGACCTCTTCCTAGGGGATGCAGAG GTTTGGAGGAGGCCAGCTATAGGGTATGCAGGTCCACTGGGAGGTGATTTCCCTTTAGTCACTAAAGAGGGGCACAACATTCTTGATGTCATATTTACATCTCCAATGGAAAGCCTTG TTGAAGTGGCTAAAACTCTCGATCAAATTGATGGTGTTGTGGAACATGGTGTTATCTTCAGGAACCC GTGCACAGCAATCATTGCCTCAGAAAATGGGCTGCAGATTGTTGATAATACAATTCAGATGGAATCAAGCAATCTTTAG